A stretch of the Aquipuribacter sp. SD81 genome encodes the following:
- a CDS encoding arginine repressor: MSATQVVRSKAARQAAVVDVITHNAVRSQGQLGEALAAAGYSVTQATLSRDLVEVGAVKVRHGDGSLVYAVPGEGGDASPVADLDEEVLAARLARRCAELLVSAEHSGNLVVLRTPPGAAQFLASAVDHAVVPGVLGTIAGDDTVLVITRHPLGGEAVAQRFLDLATDAPRSDP; the protein is encoded by the coding sequence ATGAGCGCGACGCAGGTCGTCCGCAGCAAGGCCGCCCGCCAGGCCGCCGTCGTCGACGTCATCACGCACAACGCGGTACGCAGCCAGGGCCAGCTCGGCGAGGCGCTCGCCGCGGCCGGCTACTCGGTCACGCAGGCGACCCTGTCCCGTGACCTCGTCGAGGTCGGTGCCGTTAAGGTGCGCCACGGCGACGGCAGCCTCGTCTACGCCGTCCCGGGCGAGGGCGGGGACGCCTCACCGGTCGCCGACCTCGACGAGGAGGTGCTGGCCGCGCGCCTGGCCCGACGCTGCGCGGAGCTGCTCGTGAGCGCCGAGCACAGCGGCAACCTCGTCGTGCTGCGGACGCCGCCGGGTGCGGCGCAGTTCCTCGCCAGCGCCGTCGACCACGCGGTCGTGCCCGGTGTGCTCGGCACGATCGCGGGCGACGACACCGTCCTCGTCATCACCCGCCACCCGCTCGGCGGCGAGGCCGTCGCCCAGCGCTTCCTCGACCTCGCCACCGACGCCCCCAGGAGCGACCCGTGA
- the argH gene encoding argininosuccinate lyase yields the protein MTSRTPDQRPSGGTVSGALWGGRFASGPAEALAALSVSTHFDWVLAPYDLRASQAHVLVLHRAGLLTDDQRDGLLAGLRGLADDVATGGFAPDPGDEDVHGALERGLIDRVGADLGGRLRAGRSRNDQVVTQYRMYLRDAVREVARGVCALVEALVVQAEAHPEAPMPGRTHLQHAQPVLLAHHLQAHAWALLRDVDRLRDADRRLDSSPYGSGALAGSSLGLDPALVAAELGFSAPVENSIDGTASRDFAAEVAWVLAMTAVDVSRVAEEVVVWTTHEFGFARLDDAWATGSSIMPQKKNPDVAELARGKAGRLVGNLAGLLTTLKALPLAYNRDLQEDKEPVIDSVTQLGLVLPAMAGLVRTMRFDTARLAALAPAGFSLATDVAEWLVRRGVPFREAHELAGACVRRCEELGTDLDGLSDDDLAGISPALDPAVREVLDVAGALASRDAVGGTAPVRVTEQREQLRVRLEDAVGWAG from the coding sequence GTGACCTCTCGGACCCCCGACCAGCGCCCGTCGGGCGGCACCGTGAGCGGTGCGCTGTGGGGCGGGCGGTTCGCGAGCGGCCCGGCCGAGGCCCTCGCCGCGCTCAGCGTCTCCACGCACTTCGACTGGGTGCTCGCCCCCTACGACCTGCGGGCCTCGCAGGCCCACGTGCTCGTGCTGCACCGGGCGGGCCTCCTCACCGACGACCAGCGCGACGGTCTCCTCGCGGGCCTGCGGGGCCTCGCCGACGACGTCGCCACGGGCGGCTTCGCGCCCGACCCCGGTGACGAGGACGTGCACGGGGCGCTGGAGCGCGGGCTCATCGACCGCGTCGGGGCCGACCTCGGGGGCCGGCTGCGGGCGGGGCGCAGCCGCAACGACCAGGTCGTCACCCAGTACCGGATGTACCTGCGCGACGCGGTGCGCGAGGTCGCGCGCGGCGTGTGCGCCCTCGTCGAGGCCCTGGTGGTGCAGGCCGAGGCGCACCCGGAGGCGCCGATGCCCGGGCGGACCCACCTGCAGCACGCGCAGCCCGTGCTCCTGGCCCACCACCTGCAGGCCCACGCGTGGGCCCTGCTGCGCGACGTCGACCGGCTGCGCGACGCGGACCGCCGCCTGGACTCCTCACCGTACGGCTCGGGCGCGCTCGCGGGCTCCTCGCTCGGCCTCGACCCCGCCCTCGTGGCCGCCGAGCTCGGGTTCTCCGCACCGGTCGAGAACTCCATCGACGGCACCGCGTCCCGCGACTTCGCCGCCGAGGTGGCCTGGGTGCTCGCCATGACGGCCGTCGACGTGTCGCGCGTGGCGGAGGAGGTCGTCGTCTGGACGACGCACGAGTTCGGCTTCGCGCGCCTCGACGACGCGTGGGCCACCGGCTCCTCGATCATGCCGCAGAAGAAGAACCCCGACGTCGCCGAGCTCGCCCGCGGCAAGGCCGGCCGCCTCGTCGGCAACCTCGCCGGCCTCCTGACGACGCTGAAGGCGCTGCCGCTGGCATACAACCGCGACCTGCAGGAGGACAAGGAGCCGGTCATCGACTCCGTCACGCAGCTCGGGCTCGTCCTGCCCGCGATGGCGGGCCTGGTGCGCACGATGCGATTCGACACCGCGCGGCTCGCCGCGCTCGCCCCGGCCGGGTTCTCCCTCGCCACCGACGTCGCGGAGTGGCTCGTGCGCCGCGGGGTGCCGTTCCGGGAGGCGCACGAGCTGGCGGGGGCGTGCGTGCGCCGCTGCGAGGAGCTCGGCACCGACCTCGACGGGCTGTCCGACGACGACCTCGCGGGCATCAGCCCCGCGCTGGACCCCGCGGTGCGGGAGGTCCTCGACGTCGCCGGTGCGCTCGCGAGCCGGGACGCCGTCGGCGGCACGGCACCGGTGCGGGTGACCGAGCAGCGCGAGCAGCTGCGCGTGAGGCTGGAGGACGCCGTCGGGTGGGCGGGCTGA
- a CDS encoding DNA-3-methyladenine glycosylase, which yields MGGLRAPVDRSLLVGRPEEVAPALLGTLLVSGPGAAAGRSGEEAGLVTVRVDEVEAYAGPGEDPGSHAHRGLRPRNRTMFSEPGHLYVYFTYGMHWCVNVVAHLPGEAGAVLLRAGEVVGGEAAARTRRPPGSTARDLARGPARLAQALGLDGRHDGADLCDPTSPVRLLPGQRPPDPAHGPRVGVAGDGAATPWRWWDASSRHVSAYRAAARRRRPGETPGAGAHADAPDPQDDPAGGHP from the coding sequence GTGGGCGGGCTGAGGGCGCCCGTCGACCGCTCGCTCCTCGTGGGGCGGCCCGAGGAGGTCGCGCCCGCGCTCCTCGGGACGCTGCTGGTCAGCGGTCCCGGGGCCGCGGCAGGGCGGTCCGGGGAGGAGGCGGGGCTCGTCACGGTCCGGGTCGACGAGGTCGAGGCGTACGCGGGACCGGGGGAGGACCCGGGGTCGCACGCCCACCGCGGGCTGCGGCCGCGCAACCGCACGATGTTCTCCGAGCCGGGCCACCTCTACGTGTACTTCACCTACGGCATGCACTGGTGCGTCAACGTCGTCGCCCACCTGCCGGGGGAGGCCGGCGCCGTGCTCCTGCGCGCCGGTGAGGTCGTGGGGGGCGAGGCGGCGGCGCGGACGCGCAGGCCCCCGGGCAGCACCGCACGCGACCTCGCCCGCGGGCCGGCCCGGCTCGCCCAGGCGCTGGGGCTGGACGGCAGGCACGACGGGGCCGACCTGTGCGACCCGACCTCCCCGGTCCGCCTGCTGCCCGGGCAGCGCCCGCCCGACCCCGCGCACGGGCCCCGCGTCGGCGTCGCCGGGGACGGGGCCGCGACACCCTGGCGGTGGTGGGACGCGAGCAGCCGGCACGTGTCCGCGTACCGTGCTGCTGCGCGGCGGCGGCGCCCCGGCGAGACCCCCGGGGCCGGCGCGCACGCCGACGCCCCCGACCCGCAGGACGACCCCGCTGGAGGACACCCGTGA
- the tyrS gene encoding tyrosine--tRNA ligase — MSGTSTSPGLWEELQWRGAVAQSTDPDALQRELGAGPVTLYCGFDPTAASLHIGHLVQLLTLRRFQRAGHRPLALVGGATGLIGDPRPTAERTLNSPETVAEWVERIRAQVSPFLDLEGPGAALVVNNLDWLGGLSALDFLRDVGKHFRVNRLLAKEAVAARLQSEHGISYTEFSYQLLQAADFLELYRRYGCRLQTGGNDQWGNLTSGVDLLHRVEHVSVHALSTPLVTKADGTKFGKTEGGTVWLDAAMTSPYAFFQFWLNSDDRDVAGYLRLFTDIGPDDLGALEEEVAARPQARAAQRRLARELTTLVHGAGATASVEAAAAALFGGGELGALDVTTVRDAAAELPRATAGPGSPLAQVLADSGLAPSRSAARRSIGEGAVSVNNVRAADPEALLQPGDFLHGEVAVLRRGKRALAAAVREGSTAAAKGPAGG, encoded by the coding sequence GTGAGCGGCACGAGCACCTCGCCCGGCCTGTGGGAGGAGCTGCAGTGGCGCGGCGCCGTCGCGCAGAGCACCGACCCCGACGCGCTGCAGCGCGAGCTCGGGGCGGGTCCCGTGACGCTGTACTGCGGCTTCGACCCGACCGCCGCGAGCCTCCACATCGGCCACCTCGTGCAGCTGCTCACCCTGCGGCGCTTCCAGCGGGCCGGGCACCGGCCCCTCGCGCTCGTCGGCGGGGCGACCGGCCTCATCGGCGACCCGCGACCGACCGCCGAGCGGACCCTCAACAGCCCCGAGACGGTCGCGGAGTGGGTCGAGCGCATCCGTGCGCAGGTGTCGCCGTTCCTCGACCTCGAGGGGCCGGGCGCCGCGCTCGTGGTGAACAACCTCGACTGGCTCGGCGGGCTGTCCGCCCTGGACTTCCTCCGGGACGTCGGCAAGCACTTCCGCGTCAACCGGCTGCTCGCGAAGGAGGCGGTGGCCGCCCGGCTGCAGAGCGAGCACGGGATCAGCTACACGGAGTTCTCCTACCAGCTGCTGCAGGCCGCGGACTTCCTCGAGCTGTACCGGCGCTACGGCTGCCGGCTGCAGACGGGCGGCAACGACCAGTGGGGCAACCTCACCTCCGGCGTCGACCTGCTGCACCGCGTCGAGCACGTGTCCGTGCACGCCCTGAGCACGCCCCTGGTCACCAAGGCGGACGGCACCAAGTTCGGCAAGACCGAGGGCGGCACGGTCTGGCTCGACGCGGCGATGACCTCGCCGTACGCCTTCTTCCAGTTCTGGCTCAACAGCGACGACCGCGACGTGGCGGGGTACCTGCGGCTGTTCACCGACATCGGCCCCGACGACCTCGGGGCGCTGGAGGAGGAGGTCGCGGCGCGGCCGCAGGCCCGTGCGGCACAGCGGCGGCTGGCCCGGGAGCTCACGACGCTCGTGCACGGAGCCGGTGCGACGGCCTCGGTGGAGGCCGCGGCCGCGGCCCTCTTCGGCGGCGGCGAGCTCGGTGCCCTCGACGTCACCACCGTGCGGGACGCGGCGGCGGAGCTGCCCCGCGCGACCGCCGGCCCGGGCAGCCCGCTCGCCCAGGTCCTCGCCGACAGCGGTCTGGCCCCCAGCCGCTCCGCCGCGCGGCGGAGCATCGGCGAGGGCGCCGTCAGCGTGAACAACGTGAGGGCCGCCGACCCCGAGGCGCTGCTGCAGCCGGGTGACTTCCTGCACGGGGAGGTGGCGGTCCTGCGCCGTGGCAAGCGGGCGCTGGCCGCCGCCGTCCGCGAGGGCTCGACCGCGGCTGCGAAGGGCCCCGCAGGCGGCTGA